tcaggttcctagaagtcttccgctgtttgcttatatgttagacaagctatgtgcatggagtcttacatggcatatttatcaaggaaacgttgcattcaccaaatcatcaccatgtatcttattttgactgcattgtcaatggaagtactaaatcatcagatgtcgaaaacctttgatttaaatattcaattatggtgtgccttttcgaaagaatgcaatgtttacaaaatgtatcatatagaggtcaaatacctcgcaatgaaatcgatgaatgacgtgttcgtccatatggatttggagcgatcgtcacaacaggCAATCCCCAATTTGTGATTGCTTGTTCACAAGTTTCTTCCGCTTTTGGGGTTATATGTTTACCCATTGCTCTCATTTCAGCATACTTGCTTCCAGCCGTTGATCACTCTTTATCATACTATGGAGAATCGGATTATAAGTGGTCAATCAAAGCTATTGTTAATCTCCAATTGATTGGTATAATAGTAGGTAGTATAGCTCCAGTGTTTAGATGTTTCAGTGTCATTAGCTATTTCAACCTCTCTAAGAAATGGAGCAGTAACCATATAAACGTATTTAGAGTTGAGAAACAATGGACCCAACGGCTTCAACGGTGGAAACGGAGTCATTTACGTTCACATATCCCAAGCCGCCATTGCAAAATGGTTTTCCATCAGGTCAAAAACTTGATTTTGAACATTTGTATAGCTCTTCAAATACTGGCTGCAGTTATATGTAAAACTATATGTCTCGTTCCCAGATGTTTTCTGATCGTCTTCTATTATTGTTGGCATCTATGCAAATTATTGTTGAAAACTTGCATTCGGAAGCCAAATGCATCAAACAATAACATAAATTCATATGTGGAAGAATACAGAAAATATGTGCTACTATTTGAAGAGGAGGCGGTACTTTCAAACAGAGTATTGTCAAATATTCTTAGATCCATAACAAAACTTCTTCAAGAATCTGAAAAGAAAGAGCCAAACAATCTTATGAAGCTATTAGAAAAATCTACAAATTTCAAAGGAGTGGTAGAATTCGACAATGTCCAAGTCCCGCTTTTATATGGGGATAACACCCACAATTGTTGGAGCCTAGTTTTAGTAACATTAACAGCTGTTGCTATTGCACTTCCTAATGTTGCAAATACTCGTGTCAAAGAGTTACTTGTTGGTATGCATGAAGGGCTCAAAATTGTAAAACGTATTGAAGAAAACCTTAACAAAAATGGTGACTTGGCAGAGGCAAGGAAAGCATCTACGCGTTTGTGGACAGGAGTTGAAGTATACTTCAAGTGGCTACAGATTGATCTTCAAAGCAAGGCTTACAAAGGGCAAACATCAAAGGAGATTCTTCGGTTATTAGGTGATGTGGCAGTACAAAATGTCATAGAGTTCAAGAGTCGCAAATTTAAAAGTCTGAATCGCTCACTTCACAAGTTCATCACTTCGAGTTCCATGTATAGAACTAGTGAAACCGTACTGCAACATTGCCATAAGCAAGAAAATTGGCCGAATGATGAGGAGCTTTTTGATTGGATATCAACTGTGATTGCAGATGTTTTATGTGCTTGCTTTACCAACATACCACGTGTCGTAACTATGATGTGTCATCACGATGCAATCGAAAAAAGGCAGCACACAATCCACGCTGCAGCTAAGCTTCTCTGTAAATCGAAAAACATTCTTGCAGTACTTGAAAAGCGTCAACTTCCAAACATAGATGTGGAGTCGATGGCGTACATTGATAAGTGGCACGCGTTATCAAACAGTGAGTTACTCAATGGTTGTGCTTCATCAAACCAAGTTCAATCAGCTTCTTCAAGTACTAACGGATCACTTATAGTAACTATTATGTAAGGGTGTGGATTTATTCATCAAGACTTGTCATATTATAGCATAAATATTTAGAATAACCTTACTCGTGATTTCTGCCTATCGTTTATATTGCTTtttcttaaaaaaataaaaataaaatataataataataaaaaatgtatAGTCAATTAAAGTTTGCTAGTCTTTTATGATCATGTGCAACTTTAGATATGTGTGCATAATGTGGTATGTTATgtgatgccaaaaaaaaaaaactatattgcAAATTATCAATCCATAATCTAATATCATACGATGATAGATTTATAGGTTGTGCTAATATAAAGAACTTAAGAATATGAATAAATATTTGGTTTGTCCAAATTAATACGAATAACATACATTATCTACCTAACTCTAATCAACAAGATTAATATTACATCATTTCTCCAATCTCCCCCTTTCTTATACGCCCTGTAACTTTGAATTCCGATACCATTGTTCTGGGAGCACTCGATATTGAGAACGAAATTCCCAAGTCGTTTTCAGTATCCGTCAAAACATTATGATCATCCTTGACCAGTCGCACCAGTAGGTCTGAAACAATCTATATTGCACAACACGGCAGACCGCATCATACCTCCAAACCTGCCACCAATTCATCACATTAATCACTACACAATTATTATATCATGGGAGAAAAATccaaaaataaaagacaatatcaCCAATGGTCATGTGATTTGTATCAGAAATCACCGGTGGTCCCTGGACTTATTTCCCGTCAAGGATGCTTATTGTGATTTGCATTTGAATCACCAGTGGTCCTTGGGATTTGCATTTTTTTGTCAAGGACGGTCCCTGTGAATATGCACCACAAGGACCATcgaagattcaaaatgcaaaccaCAAGAACCATCCATGACAATAAAAAAAGTACATGGACCATCGGGGATTTATGATAAAAACTACAGCCACCATCAACCATCGgtgatattttgtaaaaaaaaaaaatgaacgagTGAAACGCCCAGCCGGTCAATGCTGTTTCTTGGTTTCTCTGGCTGCTcaatgactttggttgactttccaACATTTTCCGCACACTTCTTTGACTTTTCTCTTTGGTCAACACTTGACCTTGACTTCTCTAACGTCTGTGCTTGGCCTTGACTGCTCCAGTCGATCTGCACTAGGTCTAGGTTTATCTCTAGAATCAGTACTAATCCGgtgtttatcactattattattatctgtgAGGGGCCCGGATACATTTTTCAAACGGCCCAATTTTCAACAGCTGATATAAACTTCTTAAGATGCCTTATGTACTCTCGATACAGCTCTAAATCACAAGGATTGCCACCTCTCACCCATAACGGCTCGTATTTTTCTACACAAAGCTCCCATAGCTGCTTACCATGACAACAATCTACAAGTTGTAGACCACAACATCATATGCAGTTCCCTACATCATATGAACATTCATAGGAACGTTATGTATTCATAGGATTATGTCCATTTCAcatctaacttttttttttaacgaCAAGCTTTAcatcagtgtatcatttatttcaacgacactcatcatttgcacacacacacgttcgggaggaaacccgaatcgcattacaggaacccgatcctttaaccatcccgaggggcagacgGACTGGATTTGAAACCTGAATGGATCCGGGAAAAAGCCCCCTGGGGTCAATCTGGATATCCCTATTTCAGACATATTAATTAATAGGGTGGGCAGAGGAGGCTCGAACCATGACCTAACCCTCAGCCCCAACACACAAGATGAATGGATTGacattgaagcaatgcttcgttggccCATTTCACCTTGGGAGATGATACTTCCACCATTGAAATTTATTCTTCCACCATCTTTTAATGCTTTGTTTCCAAAACTATCCCTTATTTCATTATACCAAGAAATTTATGTAAGCTATCATTAAGGGTAATTTAGAACATTTAAGTGGAAGTAGTAAAACTGATGTTGGAAATATCATCTCCCACCTTTCACATTTAAC
This window of the Rutidosis leptorrhynchoides isolate AG116_Rl617_1_P2 chromosome 7, CSIRO_AGI_Rlap_v1, whole genome shotgun sequence genome carries:
- the LOC139859122 gene encoding uncharacterized protein gives rise to the protein MVFHQVKNLILNICIALQILAAVICKTICLVPRCFLIVFYYCWHLCKLLLKTCIRKPNASNNNINSYVEEYRKYVLLFEEEAVLSNRVLSNILRSITKLLQESEKKEPNNLMKLLEKSTNFKGVVEFDNVQVPLLYGDNTHNCWSLVLVTLTAVAIALPNVANTRVKELLVGMHEGLKIVKRIEENLNKNGDLAEARKASTRLWTGVEVYFKWLQIDLQSKAYKGQTSKEILRLLGDVAVQNVIEFKSRKFKSLNRSLHKFITSSSMYRTSETVLQHCHKQENWPNDEELFDWISTVIADVLCACFTNIPRVVTMMCHHDAIEKRQHTIHAAAKLLCKSKNILAVLEKRQLPNIDVESMAYIDKWHALSNSELLNGCASSNQVQSASSSTNGSLIVTIM